One segment of Streptomyces sp. NA02950 DNA contains the following:
- a CDS encoding protein kinase, with the protein MAQTQSAQGPSEPDASGSGMSDSPELWGNGGLVGDGRYRLTRRLGRGGMAEVFGAEDLRLGRTVAVKLLRADLAEDPVSKARFTREAQSVAGLNHHAVVAVYDSGEDVIGQNTVPYIVMELVEGRTIRDLLLNAEAPPPDQALIIVSGVLEALAYSHQHGIVHRDIKPANVIITHSGAVKVMDFGIARALHGAQSTMTQTGMVMGTPQYLSPEQALGKAVDHRSDLYATGCLLYELLALRPPFTGETPLSVVYQHVQDTPVPPSETSGGTVPPELDGLVMRSLAKDPDDRFQSAEEMRGLVQYALQMLHEAGGHTGMWNTGPVTQHLGGSTPAMGMPGVAGTTALPHPGHGDTSQQPIIPTRGGGDDDGYGGGYDNGSGGRRKGRGRLWLIAALAVIAIAAGVAFALQAGKKDGGGEPNKPPATHQQKETSRPSDKPTDETTEPTPSDENTGGTDDDYTPSQGPTPSYSDDYPTQEPTGEPTGEPTEEPTGEETTPGGEETTAPPDEETTPPTSDVPTDDASDAG; encoded by the coding sequence ATGGCACAGACCCAGAGCGCCCAGGGGCCCTCCGAACCTGACGCCAGCGGGTCCGGAATGTCGGACTCGCCGGAGTTGTGGGGTAACGGAGGCCTTGTCGGCGATGGACGATATCGCCTTACCCGCCGCCTCGGCCGCGGTGGCATGGCCGAGGTGTTCGGCGCCGAGGACCTCCGGCTCGGCCGGACGGTCGCGGTGAAGCTGCTCCGCGCCGACCTGGCCGAGGACCCGGTGTCCAAGGCCCGTTTCACCCGCGAGGCACAGTCCGTCGCCGGGCTGAACCACCACGCGGTGGTCGCGGTCTACGACTCCGGCGAAGACGTCATCGGCCAGAACACCGTGCCGTACATCGTCATGGAGCTGGTCGAGGGCCGGACCATCCGCGATCTGCTGCTCAACGCCGAGGCACCGCCGCCCGACCAGGCGCTGATCATCGTCTCCGGGGTGCTGGAGGCGCTCGCCTACAGCCATCAGCACGGCATCGTGCACCGTGACATCAAGCCCGCGAACGTGATCATCACTCACAGCGGCGCCGTCAAGGTGATGGACTTCGGCATCGCCCGCGCCCTGCACGGCGCGCAGTCCACGATGACCCAGACCGGCATGGTCATGGGCACCCCGCAGTACCTCTCCCCGGAGCAGGCCCTCGGCAAGGCCGTGGACCACCGCTCCGACCTGTACGCGACCGGCTGTCTGCTCTACGAGCTGCTGGCGCTGCGCCCTCCGTTCACCGGCGAGACCCCGCTGTCCGTCGTCTACCAGCACGTCCAGGACACCCCGGTGCCGCCGTCGGAGACCTCCGGCGGCACGGTGCCGCCGGAGCTGGACGGCCTGGTGATGCGCTCCCTCGCCAAGGACCCGGACGACCGGTTCCAGAGCGCCGAGGAGATGCGCGGGCTGGTCCAGTACGCGCTCCAGATGCTGCACGAGGCGGGCGGCCACACCGGGATGTGGAACACCGGCCCGGTCACCCAGCATCTGGGCGGGTCCACCCCCGCCATGGGCATGCCCGGCGTCGCGGGGACCACCGCGCTGCCGCACCCCGGCCACGGCGACACGTCCCAGCAGCCGATCATCCCCACCCGCGGGGGTGGTGACGACGACGGCTACGGCGGTGGCTACGACAACGGCTCCGGCGGACGCCGCAAGGGCCGCGGCAGGCTGTGGCTGATCGCCGCGCTCGCGGTGATCGCCATCGCGGCCGGTGTCGCCTTCGCCCTCCAGGCGGGGAAGAAGGACGGCGGGGGCGAGCCGAACAAGCCCCCGGCGACCCACCAGCAGAAGGAGACCTCGCGGCCGAGCGACAAGCCGACCGACGAGACGACCGAGCCGACGCCGTCCGACGAGAACACCGGCGGCACGGACGACGACTACACCCCGAGCCAGGGCCCGACGCCCTCGTACTCGGACGACTACCCCACGCAGGAGCCGACCGGGGAGCCGACGGGCGAGCCCACCGAGGAGCCGACCGGCGAGGAGACCACGCCCGGCGGTGAGGAGACCACTGCGCCGCCGGACGAGGAGACCACTCCGCCGACGTCGGACGTGCCGACGGACGACGCGAGCGACGCGGGCTGA